One segment of Neisseria mucosa DNA contains the following:
- a CDS encoding TonB-dependent receptor domain-containing protein: MNPNFKLNLLTLSLLAITSIAHAEEEVSTQELDEIQVKGKHIAKEKKVFTEGQAKSSRERVYQSSENIDTIVRSMPGVFTQQDKGSGVLAVNIRGDSGLGRVNTMVDGVTQTFYSTSADAGRSGSSSQFGTALDPNFIAGVDVTKGSFSGANGINTLSGTANFRTLRVDDVVHGNHTFGLLTKGLTGTNSTKSNFMATGAVQKWFDSGARLGALYGYSHRNVEQNYKVGGGGQRIGNFGEEYLDRKKQEYFESNLLKFDHEQNLWVRDFSKRNAVGKSYWDYPFSKKYNDPEVLQRDYVDDLERSWKENLAPQWDLTPIDPTSLQQRSNSHLVKVEYENDNNKLDLQLRTMNNRIGSRKVENRNYQANYNLNIGDYVDLNVLAAHNLGKQKYPKNSRFSGWGLLDYLETKNTANLLDINNSFSFKLPQKTDLKATVGFNFFKNQYSKNRFPEELSLFYDGPDQDAGLYSFLGRFKGDKGIFPQKSTILQPSGQQKFNTFYFDTSLKKGIYQLNYSANMVNYRYKGEYTDYFNTQEDFKKAFGEDSKIYKQHCTPSCDLYEPVYTKSGKKHAVNHSVALNINVNDYFMPFISYSRTHRMPNIQEMYFSQIGDSGVNTTLKPEQANTYQIGFNTFKKGIFKPDDVLGFKLVAYRSRINNYIHNVYGKWWDLDKAPSWVTSTGLQYSIQHRNYAKPVHKNGLEVEMNYDFGRFFTILSYAYQKTNQPTNYSDASESPRNSSKEDQIKQGYGLSKISRLPRDYGRFELGSRWLGNKLTIGGIMRYYGKSTRATTEEEFVDGTTGANTYSSHQMGRRVIKKTESINRQPMIFDFYANYEPKKNLILRFDIQNAFNKRYVDPLDAANDAATQRYFSVFERKGGLDDEEVECDANGLCNGKYGGTTRSVLNNYARGRTLLFTISYKF, encoded by the coding sequence ATGAATCCGAATTTCAAATTAAATCTACTGACATTATCTTTACTGGCTATAACAAGTATCGCACACGCAGAAGAAGAAGTTTCAACTCAAGAGCTTGATGAAATTCAAGTCAAAGGCAAACACATTGCCAAAGAGAAAAAAGTTTTTACCGAAGGCCAAGCCAAAAGTTCGCGTGAACGGGTTTATCAATCCAGCGAAAACATCGATACCATCGTTCGGAGCATGCCCGGCGTCTTCACCCAACAAGACAAGGGATCGGGGGTATTGGCAGTTAATATCCGTGGCGATAGCGGTTTGGGACGTGTCAATACGATGGTTGACGGCGTAACCCAAACCTTCTATTCCACTTCCGCCGATGCCGGACGCAGCGGCAGCTCCTCGCAATTTGGTACGGCACTGGATCCCAATTTTATTGCCGGTGTGGATGTAACCAAAGGCAGTTTCTCGGGTGCCAACGGCATCAATACTTTATCCGGTACAGCCAATTTCCGTACTTTACGGGTAGATGATGTGGTACACGGAAACCATACCTTCGGCCTTTTAACCAAAGGATTGACCGGCACAAACAGCACCAAAAGCAATTTTATGGCAACCGGAGCGGTACAAAAATGGTTTGACAGCGGTGCGCGCCTTGGCGCGTTATATGGTTACAGCCACCGTAATGTCGAGCAAAACTATAAAGTGGGCGGCGGCGGTCAGCGTATCGGCAATTTTGGCGAAGAATATTTGGACCGTAAAAAACAAGAATATTTTGAAAGCAACTTATTGAAATTCGACCACGAACAAAATCTCTGGGTTCGTGACTTTTCCAAACGTAACGCAGTCGGCAAAAGCTATTGGGACTACCCTTTCTCCAAAAAATATAACGATCCTGAAGTTTTACAAAGAGATTATGTCGATGACTTGGAAAGAAGCTGGAAAGAGAATTTGGCACCGCAATGGGACCTGACTCCAATCGACCCGACTAGCCTGCAACAACGCTCAAACAGCCATTTAGTCAAAGTGGAATATGAAAACGACAACAACAAGCTGGACCTTCAGCTTCGTACCATGAACAACCGTATCGGCAGCCGCAAAGTAGAAAACCGCAACTACCAAGCCAATTACAACTTAAACATTGGCGATTATGTCGATTTAAACGTATTGGCCGCCCATAATCTGGGTAAACAAAAATATCCGAAAAACTCACGTTTTTCAGGATGGGGGCTGTTGGATTATTTGGAAACCAAAAACACAGCCAATCTTTTGGATATCAACAACAGCTTTTCTTTCAAACTTCCCCAAAAAACAGATTTAAAAGCTACCGTCGGTTTCAATTTCTTTAAAAACCAATACAGTAAAAACCGCTTTCCGGAAGAGCTGAGCTTGTTTTACGACGGTCCCGATCAAGATGCTGGCCTGTACAGTTTTTTAGGCCGCTTCAAAGGAGACAAAGGAATATTTCCCCAAAAATCAACGATATTGCAACCTTCAGGCCAGCAAAAATTCAATACCTTCTATTTTGATACTTCCTTGAAAAAAGGTATTTATCAATTGAATTACAGCGCCAATATGGTCAACTACCGCTACAAGGGCGAATATACCGACTACTTCAATACCCAAGAAGACTTTAAAAAAGCATTTGGAGAAGATTCCAAAATTTATAAACAGCATTGCACACCAAGCTGCGACCTTTACGAACCGGTTTATACCAAATCCGGTAAAAAGCATGCGGTAAACCATTCGGTGGCATTAAACATCAATGTTAACGACTACTTTATGCCGTTTATCAGCTATTCGCGCACGCATAGAATGCCGAATATTCAAGAAATGTATTTTTCACAAATCGGCGACTCGGGCGTCAATACCACCCTCAAGCCGGAACAGGCCAATACTTACCAAATAGGTTTCAATACCTTCAAAAAAGGGATTTTCAAGCCGGATGATGTATTGGGTTTCAAACTGGTTGCCTATCGCAGTAGGATAAACAACTATATCCACAATGTTTATGGCAAATGGTGGGATTTGGACAAAGCACCCAGCTGGGTAACCAGTACCGGCCTGCAATACTCCATCCAGCATAGAAACTATGCCAAACCTGTCCATAAAAATGGTTTGGAAGTGGAAATGAACTATGATTTCGGCCGCTTTTTTACCATCCTGTCTTACGCCTATCAAAAAACCAACCAGCCGACCAATTATAGCGATGCCAGCGAATCTCCCCGCAACTCTTCTAAAGAAGACCAAATCAAACAAGGCTACGGCTTAAGCAAAATTTCCCGCCTGCCCCGAGATTACGGTCGGTTTGAATTAGGGTCCCGATGGTTGGGCAACAAATTGACCATCGGCGGCATTATGCGCTATTACGGCAAAAGTACACGGGCGACGACTGAGGAGGAATTTGTTGACGGTACAACCGGTGCTAATACCTACTCTTCACATCAAATGGGCAGAAGGGTGATCAAAAAAACAGAAAGCATCAACAGACAGCCGATGATTTTTGATTTCTATGCCAATTATGAACCGAAGAAAAACCTTATCCTTCGTTTCGACATTCAAAATGCCTTCAATAAACGCTATGTCGATCCTTTGGACGCCGCAAATGATGCCGCAACCCAGCGCTATTTCAGCGTATTTGAAAGAAAAGGCGGTTTAGATGATGAGGAAGTCGAATGCGATGCCAACGGTTTATGCAATGGCAAATATGGCGGTACGACACGCTCCGTCTTGAACAACTACGCACGAGGCAGGACTTTGCTGTTTACCATCAGTTATAAGTTCTAA
- a CDS encoding c-type cytochrome translates to MKTRFLPVALATVALTLSACGGSGAPSQPKGPISEDRTAAFKSMMPEFTRMGKMVKDEEPYDVEKFKQAAATFAENSKKPFTLFESDPQGNGRALPAIWTDTATFKAEEEKFVAAVEKLNAAAQTGKLEEIKAAYGETGATCKSCHDTFRGPE, encoded by the coding sequence ATGAAAACCCGTTTTCTCCCTGTTGCTTTGGCAACAGTGGCGCTTACCCTTTCCGCCTGCGGCGGCAGCGGCGCGCCTTCCCAGCCTAAAGGCCCTATTTCCGAAGACCGTACGGCCGCATTCAAATCCATGATGCCTGAGTTTACCCGCATGGGCAAAATGGTCAAAGACGAAGAGCCTTACGACGTTGAGAAATTCAAACAAGCTGCAGCCACTTTTGCTGAAAACAGCAAAAAACCGTTCACCCTGTTTGAATCCGATCCTCAAGGCAACGGCCGCGCCCTGCCTGCCATCTGGACAGACACAGCAACATTCAAAGCCGAAGAAGAAAAATTCGTTGCTGCGGTTGAAAAACTCAACGCCGCTGCCCAAACCGGCAAGCTCGAAGAAATCAAAGCCGCTTACGGCGAAACCGGTGCAACCTGCAAATCCTGCCACGATACATTCCGCGGTCCGGAATAA
- a CDS encoding SDR family oxidoreductase gives MAILITGASAGFGAAMCRTFVAAGYHVIGAARREDKLQQLAEELGEQFYPLEMDVSRTESIQNALNSLPEHLSEIDCLINNAGLALGLDTADKADFGDWETMIQTNIIGLTFLTRQILPQMVARKQGYIINLGSIAGSYAYPGSNVYGATKAFVRQFSMNLRAELADKNIRITNIEPGLCGDTEFSNVRFKGDDQRAAEVYENVEFIQPQDIADTALWLYQRPARMNVNSIEIMPVAQTFAGMKVYRDEPAPAKEETFEKQSMSLFGKIKSWFK, from the coding sequence ATGGCAATTTTGATTACCGGGGCATCGGCAGGATTCGGCGCGGCAATGTGCCGCACCTTTGTTGCAGCAGGCTATCATGTCATCGGCGCGGCACGGCGCGAAGACAAATTGCAGCAGTTGGCAGAGGAATTGGGCGAGCAGTTTTACCCTTTGGAAATGGATGTTTCGCGCACGGAGTCGATTCAAAACGCTTTGAACAGCCTGCCCGAGCATTTGTCCGAAATCGATTGCCTGATCAACAACGCCGGTTTGGCTTTGGGTTTGGATACTGCCGATAAAGCCGATTTTGGCGATTGGGAAACCATGATTCAAACCAATATCATCGGCCTGACTTTTCTGACCCGACAGATTTTGCCGCAAATGGTCGCGCGCAAACAGGGCTATATCATCAATTTGGGTTCGATTGCCGGCAGTTATGCTTATCCCGGCAGTAATGTCTATGGCGCGACCAAGGCTTTTGTGCGTCAATTCAGCATGAATCTGCGCGCCGAATTGGCAGACAAAAACATCCGCATTACCAATATCGAACCGGGCTTGTGCGGCGATACCGAGTTTTCCAACGTCCGTTTCAAAGGCGACGACCAGCGTGCGGCCGAGGTTTATGAGAATGTCGAGTTTATCCAGCCGCAAGATATTGCCGATACCGCTTTATGGCTCTATCAGCGTCCGGCGCGGATGAACGTCAATTCCATCGAAATCATGCCGGTTGCCCAGACCTTTGCAGGCATGAAAGTTTACCGCGACGAGCCTGCACCGGCGAAGGAAGAAACGTTTGAAAAACAAAGCATGTCTTTGTTTGGAAAAATTAAATCTTGGTTTAAGTAA
- a CDS encoding Fur family transcriptional regulator — protein sequence MNAIKQKILEQAQRDGVQVTALREQVLDIVLKQSGVIKAYNVLSQMQQQSEGVVAPPTAYRALDFWAEQGVLHKVAAVNGYILCSHAQHECNDHCHDHEETEAHHSAFILVCTECGTADEQTLSQEWAALRAGVAETGFSLKEEHVVLTGICKKCQK from the coding sequence ATGAACGCAATCAAACAAAAAATCTTAGAACAAGCGCAGCGCGATGGCGTGCAGGTAACCGCATTGCGCGAGCAAGTGCTTGATATTGTTTTGAAACAAAGCGGCGTGATTAAAGCCTACAACGTTCTGTCGCAGATGCAGCAGCAAAGCGAGGGTGTGGTTGCGCCGCCGACGGCCTACCGCGCCCTTGATTTTTGGGCGGAACAGGGCGTTTTGCACAAAGTGGCGGCGGTCAACGGCTATATTTTGTGCAGCCACGCGCAGCACGAGTGCAACGACCATTGCCACGACCACGAAGAAACAGAGGCGCACCACAGCGCGTTTATTTTGGTTTGCACCGAATGCGGTACGGCGGATGAGCAGACCTTGAGCCAAGAATGGGCGGCCTTGCGTGCAGGCGTGGCTGAAACCGGTTTCTCATTAAAAGAAGAACATGTTGTTTTAACAGGAATTTGTAAAAAATGTCAGAAGTAA
- a CDS encoding CobW family GTP-binding protein, whose amino-acid sequence MSEVKKTKVHLISGFLGTGKTTALKSLMAQKDPNEKWVIIVNEFGEIGIDGAVLSDNGIPVAEIAGGCLCCTAGAQMGTTVQKMLRDAQPDRLMIEASGLAHAASVIDELKAKPLDSMLEIGAVFTVVDPRQFINPDYAQQALYKDQIGICDVLVASKTDLCTPDQLAEFHDKAAKLFPPKAKVVEVQNAQLDIQWLDIPVIEKSRYRLKALPDNTMGFQSQGFTFPAGRDFDGEKLTDFFNDLPKLTDGLVRAKGVFQVLGTWVWLNWVDGQWGANQVSWRRDSRFELIAKSFDADLIEKKLLEALEK is encoded by the coding sequence ATGTCAGAAGTAAAAAAGACTAAAGTCCACCTGATTTCAGGCTTTCTCGGAACAGGTAAAACCACCGCACTCAAAAGTCTGATGGCGCAAAAAGACCCGAATGAAAAATGGGTCATCATCGTCAACGAATTTGGCGAAATCGGCATTGACGGCGCCGTCTTGAGCGACAACGGCATTCCCGTGGCCGAAATTGCCGGCGGCTGTTTGTGCTGTACTGCCGGCGCGCAAATGGGGACGACCGTACAAAAAATGCTGCGCGATGCCCAACCCGACCGCTTGATGATTGAAGCCAGCGGTCTGGCGCACGCCGCCAGCGTTATTGACGAACTGAAAGCCAAACCGCTCGACAGCATGCTGGAAATTGGCGCCGTCTTTACCGTTGTCGATCCGCGCCAGTTTATTAATCCCGATTACGCGCAACAAGCCTTGTATAAAGACCAAATCGGCATTTGCGACGTATTGGTCGCCAGCAAAACCGACTTGTGCACGCCGGATCAACTGGCCGAATTTCATGATAAAGCGGCCAAACTGTTCCCGCCCAAAGCCAAAGTGGTTGAAGTCCAAAATGCGCAACTCGACATCCAATGGCTTGACATTCCCGTTATCGAAAAATCACGTTACCGCCTCAAAGCCCTGCCGGACAACACCATGGGCTTCCAGTCGCAAGGCTTCACATTCCCTGCCGGACGCGATTTCGACGGCGAAAAATTGACCGATTTCTTCAATGACCTGCCTAAATTGACAGACGGCCTCGTCCGTGCCAAAGGCGTGTTCCAAGTGCTCGGTACTTGGGTATGGCTCAACTGGGTGGACGGACAATGGGGCGCAAATCAGGTTTCATGGCGTCGCGACTCGCGCTTCGAGCTGATTGCCAAATCCTTTGATGCGGATTTGATTGAGAAAAAATTGCTGGAGGCTTTGGAGAAGTAA
- a CDS encoding ABC transporter permease subunit, translating into MWRYIFHRLLLLIPTLLGILAITFAVIQFVPGGPVEQMVQQLTQGAVGGETAGHSMPGTLAKNGNRISAEDLAALNALYGFDKPPLTRFADMVWKFARFDLGESFFHHQTVFELVKEKMPVSMSLGLWTFFLTYLICIPLGIAKAVRDGSRFDTITGMIILVGYTVPPFVLGLVLLVLFGGGSFFAWFPQGGLVGDDFDTLSWAGKVKDYLWHMALPITASVAGNLAVMTVLTKNVFLEEIRRQYVYTARAKGLPEKQILWKHIFRNAMIPLITGFPAAFIGAFFTGSLLIETLFSLDGLGLLSYEAVMKRDYPVVMGTLYVFTLMGLLAKLVSDISYSWVDPRIHFGGQK; encoded by the coding sequence ATGTGGCGTTATATCTTTCATCGTTTGCTCCTTTTGATTCCCACGCTGTTGGGGATTTTGGCGATTACTTTCGCCGTGATTCAGTTTGTTCCCGGCGGCCCGGTGGAGCAGATGGTTCAGCAGCTGACGCAGGGCGCGGTTGGCGGCGAGACGGCGGGACACAGTATGCCCGGAACTTTGGCCAAAAACGGCAACCGCATCAGTGCGGAGGATTTGGCCGCGCTGAATGCTTTATACGGTTTCGACAAGCCGCCTTTGACGCGTTTTGCCGATATGGTATGGAAATTCGCCCGTTTCGATTTGGGCGAGAGCTTTTTCCATCACCAAACTGTGTTTGAATTGGTGAAAGAGAAAATGCCGGTATCGATGAGTTTGGGTTTGTGGACGTTTTTCCTGACTTATTTGATATGTATTCCGTTGGGTATTGCCAAGGCGGTCAGGGATGGCAGCCGATTCGATACGATTACGGGCATGATCATTTTGGTCGGCTATACCGTACCGCCGTTTGTCTTGGGCTTGGTGTTGCTGGTGTTGTTTGGCGGCGGCAGCTTTTTTGCCTGGTTCCCGCAGGGCGGTTTGGTCGGCGATGATTTCGATACGCTCTCTTGGGCCGGTAAAGTCAAAGATTATTTGTGGCATATGGCCTTGCCGATTACCGCTTCGGTGGCAGGCAACTTGGCGGTGATGACCGTATTGACGAAAAACGTGTTCCTTGAAGAAATCCGTCGCCAATATGTTTATACCGCGCGGGCCAAGGGCTTGCCTGAGAAACAGATTTTGTGGAAACATATTTTCCGCAACGCCATGATTCCTCTGATTACCGGTTTCCCGGCCGCATTTATCGGCGCATTCTTTACCGGAAGCCTGTTGATTGAAACGCTGTTCTCGCTGGACGGGTTGGGTTTGCTGTCTTACGAGGCAGTGATGAAACGTGATTATCCTGTCGTAATGGGCACGCTGTATGTGTTCACGCTGATGGGGTTGTTGGCTAAATTGGTGTCGGATATTTCTTATTCGTGGGTCGATCCGCGCATTCACTTTGGCGGACAGAAATAA
- a CDS encoding ABC transporter permease, which produces MFRTMKKKKSTSNPTWQAFKQHKRGWLALRILAVLFVVTLLAPLWSNDKPLWIRYQGEYFFPLVTEYNETTFGGDFDTPADYLDPLIRHNITSDGNFALYLPNPYDADTLNDFDTAPDPAKPSERHILGTDDRGRDLLARLVYGFRDSLLFALVLTVVTTVIGVVAGAVQGYFGGKTDLLMQRFIEVWGGMPELYLLIILSSFFNPGLLILLVLLSLFGWMGLSDYVRAEFLKNRQTDYVLAARAMGVSNREIMWRHILPNSLTPVLAFLPFRISGAVLALTSLDFLGLGVPASQASLGELLAQGKDNLDAWWIGLSAVATLTVMLLLLVMIGEGLRQAFDVRARS; this is translated from the coding sequence ATGTTTCGAACCATGAAAAAGAAAAAATCTACTTCAAACCCTACTTGGCAGGCCTTTAAGCAGCATAAGCGCGGTTGGCTGGCTTTGCGGATTTTGGCCGTTTTGTTTGTCGTTACCTTGCTTGCGCCTTTGTGGAGCAACGACAAACCTTTGTGGATACGCTATCAGGGCGAGTATTTCTTCCCTTTGGTAACTGAATACAATGAAACCACATTTGGCGGCGATTTCGATACGCCTGCGGATTATTTGGATCCGCTTATCCGCCACAACATCACTTCAGACGGCAATTTCGCCCTGTATCTGCCCAATCCTTACGATGCCGATACCTTGAACGATTTCGATACGGCCCCCGATCCTGCCAAACCGTCCGAACGGCATATCTTGGGAACGGACGACCGCGGCCGCGACCTGTTGGCGCGCTTGGTTTACGGTTTCCGCGATTCGCTGCTGTTTGCCTTGGTATTGACCGTGGTGACTACCGTAATCGGCGTGGTTGCAGGCGCGGTGCAGGGTTATTTCGGCGGCAAAACCGACCTTCTGATGCAGCGTTTTATCGAGGTTTGGGGCGGTATGCCGGAGCTGTACCTCCTGATTATCCTGTCTTCGTTCTTTAATCCCGGACTGTTGATTTTGCTGGTATTGCTGTCGCTTTTCGGCTGGATGGGCTTGTCCGACTATGTCCGCGCCGAGTTTTTGAAAAACCGTCAGACCGATTACGTTTTGGCGGCGCGCGCGATGGGCGTGAGCAACCGTGAAATCATGTGGCGCCATATCCTGCCCAACAGCTTGACGCCGGTATTGGCCTTTTTGCCTTTCCGTATTTCAGGTGCGGTACTCGCCCTGACCAGTTTGGACTTCTTGGGCTTGGGCGTACCTGCCTCACAGGCGAGCTTGGGCGAGTTGCTGGCGCAAGGCAAAGACAACTTGGACGCGTGGTGGATCGGTCTGTCTGCCGTTGCTACGCTGACGGTGATGCTGCTTTTGCTGGTTATGATCGGCGAAGGTTTGCGTCAGGCATTTGATGTACGCGCACGCAGCTAA
- a CDS encoding sulfite exporter TauE/SafE family protein yields the protein MNQEITFLTLFLLGFFGGTHCVGMCGGLSSAFALQLPPHLNRIGLIVLLNLGRISSYVVIGLLVGLVGQVGISLDDTRAVQNGLYIAANVLLLLLGLYLAGISTAATKIEGIGKPIWKRLNPLLNKLLPIKSVPACFGVGVLWGWLPCGLVYSASLYALGSGNALHGGLYMLAFALGTLPNLLAMGIFAAQLKTFLQKRMVRLCAGLLVAGWAIWRLAVFAMGQIG from the coding sequence ATGAATCAAGAAATCACATTTCTTACGCTTTTTCTGCTCGGCTTTTTTGGCGGAACGCATTGCGTCGGCATGTGCGGCGGATTGAGCAGCGCATTCGCATTGCAGCTGCCGCCACATTTAAACCGAATCGGGCTGATTGTATTGTTGAACTTAGGGCGCATCAGCAGCTATGTCGTCATTGGCCTGTTGGTCGGTTTGGTCGGGCAGGTTGGCATTTCCTTGGACGATACGCGCGCGGTTCAAAACGGTTTGTATATTGCCGCCAATGTCTTGCTGCTTTTACTTGGGCTGTATCTTGCCGGTATTTCGACTGCCGCAACCAAAATCGAAGGCATCGGCAAACCGATATGGAAACGCCTGAATCCTTTACTGAACAAATTGCTGCCGATTAAATCAGTGCCTGCCTGTTTCGGCGTGGGCGTGCTTTGGGGCTGGCTGCCTTGCGGCTTGGTGTACAGCGCGTCTTTATATGCTTTGGGCAGCGGCAATGCCTTGCACGGCGGACTGTATATGCTGGCGTTTGCGTTGGGGACCTTGCCGAACCTGCTCGCGATGGGCATATTTGCAGCGCAGTTGAAAACCTTTTTGCAAAAACGCATGGTTCGTTTGTGCGCCGGATTATTGGTGGCAGGATGGGCGATATGGCGCTTGGCCGTCTTTGCGATGGGGCAAATCGGGTAG
- a CDS encoding sulfite exporter TauE/SafE family protein, with amino-acid sequence MWSWDIILALLAVGSAAGFIAGLFGVGGGTLVVPVVLWALQLQGVGNHPYAQHLAIGTSFAVMVFTTFSSMYAQHKKYAIDWATVRRMTPGMILGVFLGAATAKYMPTLALQVFFIAFLTLIALKTLRDSKPTPSRTLPALPGLTAAGTLFGAASSWVGIGGGSLSVPFLLYCNFPAHRAIGTSSGLAWPIAVAGTIGYFANGLPIANLPEGAAGFIYLPAVAILSIATILFAPLGVKTAHKLPARKLKIAFGIMLLLIAAKMTWNLIH; translated from the coding sequence ATGTGGTCTTGGGACATCATCCTTGCCCTGCTCGCCGTCGGCAGCGCGGCGGGCTTTATTGCCGGGCTGTTCGGCGTAGGCGGCGGCACGCTGGTTGTCCCCGTTGTCTTATGGGCATTGCAACTGCAAGGCGTAGGCAACCACCCCTATGCACAGCATCTCGCCATCGGCACTTCCTTTGCCGTCATGGTGTTTACCACCTTCTCCAGCATGTATGCCCAGCATAAAAAATACGCCATCGATTGGGCAACCGTCCGCCGGATGACGCCGGGCATGATACTCGGCGTCTTCCTCGGCGCAGCAACGGCAAAATATATGCCGACGCTGGCTTTGCAGGTTTTCTTTATTGCATTTCTTACCCTTATCGCACTCAAAACCCTACGCGATTCCAAACCCACACCTTCACGCACCCTGCCCGCCCTCCCCGGCCTGACAGCCGCAGGCACGCTTTTTGGTGCGGCTTCAAGCTGGGTCGGTATCGGCGGCGGTTCACTATCCGTTCCATTCCTACTGTATTGCAACTTTCCGGCGCACCGCGCCATCGGCACATCTTCAGGCCTGGCATGGCCGATTGCAGTTGCCGGCACCATCGGCTATTTTGCCAACGGTTTGCCTATTGCCAACCTGCCTGAAGGTGCGGCAGGCTTTATCTATCTTCCGGCCGTAGCCATTTTGAGCATTGCCACCATCCTCTTTGCCCCGCTCGGCGTTAAAACGGCGCACAAGCTGCCCGCCCGAAAACTCAAAATTGCTTTCGGCATCATGTTGCTGCTGATTGCCGCCAAAATGACTTGGAATTTGATTCATTAA
- the pssA gene encoding CDP-diacylglycerol--serine O-phosphatidyltransferase, which yields MDNSQNTENPIPPRNSIRKNSIYLLPNSFTIAALFCAFFAITQSMHGRYETAAIAVFLSMLLDGMDGRVARLTNSQSAFGEQLDSLADMVSFGVAPALIAYKWQLWQFGKIGYSVAFIYCACAALRLALFNTLIGKVDKRWFIGVPSPTAAALIVGLIWVNHSVERFPNVHWWALGITLFAGISMIVQIPFWSFKEINIRRQVPFMGMVLAVLILLLINWEPSLVLFLFFLGYSLSGYVMAVIRWFKKRHKSHKHDKAV from the coding sequence ATGGACAACTCACAAAATACAGAAAATCCGATTCCACCGCGCAACTCCATCCGCAAAAACAGCATTTACCTGCTGCCCAATTCCTTTACCATCGCCGCACTGTTTTGCGCCTTCTTTGCCATTACCCAGTCTATGCACGGACGTTATGAAACAGCGGCGATTGCAGTTTTCCTTTCCATGCTGCTCGACGGTATGGATGGACGCGTGGCGCGGCTGACCAACAGCCAAAGCGCGTTCGGCGAACAGCTCGACAGCCTTGCCGATATGGTCAGCTTCGGCGTCGCGCCTGCCCTGATTGCCTACAAATGGCAACTTTGGCAATTTGGCAAAATCGGTTATTCCGTTGCCTTTATCTACTGCGCCTGCGCCGCCCTGCGTTTGGCACTGTTCAACACGCTTATCGGCAAAGTCGACAAACGCTGGTTTATCGGCGTGCCCAGCCCGACTGCCGCTGCGTTGATTGTTGGCCTGATTTGGGTCAACCACAGCGTCGAGCGTTTCCCCAACGTGCATTGGTGGGCATTGGGTATCACCCTGTTTGCCGGCATTTCCATGATTGTGCAGATTCCGTTTTGGAGCTTCAAAGAAATCAACATCCGCCGCCAAGTGCCGTTTATGGGCATGGTGTTGGCCGTATTGATTCTGCTTTTGATCAATTGGGAGCCTTCGCTCGTCCTCTTCCTGTTTTTCCTCGGTTACAGCTTGTCCGGTTATGTGATGGCAGTCATCCGTTGGTTTAAAAAACGCCATAAATCACACAAACACGACAAGGCCGTCTGA